A single window of Bradyrhizobium daqingense DNA harbors:
- a CDS encoding acyl-CoA thioesterase codes for MHAKLPHPFDDATRITAGDSSWQGHTSDDYWAFVGPFGGATAATILRALIDHPERAGDPLALTVNYCAPIAKGPFDLDLRLVKANRSSQHWSVELSQGGGEVATLATAVFAERRPSWEHRVAKCPDAKPFEQTLPFPKISASWANQYEFRFVEGEMRIGPPQAESASTYSKIWICDRTPRKLDMLSLMSMSDAFFGRIFHARRELVPFGTVSLTTYFHTTGEDLAAEDITRVLATADAKIFHRSYGDQNGELWSPNGRLLATTTQIAYFKA; via the coding sequence ATGCACGCCAAGCTCCCCCACCCCTTCGACGATGCCACCCGCATCACCGCCGGTGACTCCAGCTGGCAGGGGCACACCAGCGACGATTACTGGGCCTTCGTCGGTCCGTTCGGCGGCGCCACCGCCGCGACGATTCTGCGCGCGCTGATCGACCATCCCGAACGCGCCGGCGATCCGCTCGCGCTCACCGTCAATTACTGCGCGCCGATCGCCAAGGGTCCGTTCGATCTCGACCTGCGCCTGGTGAAGGCCAACCGCTCCAGCCAGCATTGGAGCGTCGAGCTCAGCCAGGGCGGCGGCGAAGTCGCAACGCTCGCCACCGCCGTGTTCGCCGAGCGCCGGCCGTCCTGGGAGCACAGGGTGGCGAAATGCCCGGACGCCAAGCCGTTCGAGCAGACGCTGCCGTTCCCGAAGATCTCGGCGTCCTGGGCCAATCAGTACGAATTCCGCTTCGTCGAGGGCGAGATGCGCATCGGCCCGCCGCAGGCCGAGTCCGCCAGCACCTATTCCAAGATCTGGATCTGCGACCGCACACCGCGCAAGCTCGACATGCTGTCGCTGATGTCGATGTCGGATGCCTTCTTCGGCCGCATCTTCCATGCGCGCCGCGAGCTGGTGCCTTTCGGCACGGTGTCGCTGACGACCTATTTCCACACGACCGGCGAGGATCTCGCGGCTGAAGACATCACGCGCGTGCTGGCGACGGCGGACGCGAAGATCTTCCACAGGAGCTATGGCGACCAGAACGGCGAGCTGTGGTCCCCGAACGGGCGACTGCTCGCGACCACGACGCAAATCGCTTACTTCAAGGCGTAG
- a CDS encoding glycogen/starch/alpha-glucan phosphorylase produces the protein MQDQSFQPNFPAPGQPVDELALTEIKGAILAKLRLAIGKDAGMATKHDWYQAAALALRDRIVHRWLTAEKHSYDAGRKRVYYLSLEFLIGRLFTDALNNMGLLKIFEVALGDLGVSLPELRKCEPDAALGNGGLGRLAACFMESMATLSIPAIGYGIRYDYGLFRQIINQGWQQEYPDEWLSFGNPWELQRPEVIYHVHFGGSVEHVDDKGRDRAIWHPDETVQAIAYDTPIVGWRGQHVNALRLWSARSPDPLKLDAFNKGDYVSASAEQSRAEAICKFLYPNDESPAGRELRLRQEYFFVSASLQDLVNRHLSSDGQLRSLAMKVAVQLNDTHPSLAVTELMRILVDLHNFRWDEAWKITVATLSYTNHTLLPEALETWPVELFERLLPRHLEIIYRINVQHLALAEARCPGDIDFRASVSLIDEKSGRRVRMGQLAFVGSHRINGVSAMHSDLMRETVFHDLNHLYPGRITNKTNGITFRRWLMLANPKLTDLLRETCGEAVLDDPTQLSLIEARASDVEFQKNFRAVKHANKAALARLIGERLGIKVDPNALFDVQIKRIHEYKRQLLNVIETVALYQAIKDDPNGNWVPRVKIFAGKAAASYRYAKLIIKLINDVADIVNNDPAIDGKLKVAFLPDYNVSLAEVIIPAADLSEQISTAGMEASGTGNMKLALNGAITIGTLDGANIEIRDHVGPENIAIFGLEAGDVMIRRKQGLDASDIIRNSPKLQRAINAIGTGEFSPGDPGRFESIAHALRYLDHYMVSADFDSYYEAQRAVDARWLVSPAWTRASILNVARMAWFCSDRTIREYAEEIWNVPVNPTTPLLPNLRDVAG, from the coding sequence TTGCAAGATCAATCTTTCCAGCCAAATTTTCCCGCCCCCGGCCAGCCCGTCGACGAGCTCGCGCTGACCGAGATCAAGGGCGCGATCCTGGCGAAGCTGCGCCTTGCCATCGGCAAGGACGCGGGCATGGCGACCAAGCACGACTGGTACCAGGCCGCGGCGCTCGCGCTGCGCGACCGCATCGTGCATCGCTGGCTCACCGCCGAGAAGCACAGCTACGACGCGGGTCGCAAGCGCGTCTATTATCTCTCACTCGAATTTTTGATCGGCCGCCTCTTCACCGACGCGCTCAACAACATGGGCCTGCTCAAGATCTTCGAGGTCGCGCTCGGCGATCTCGGCGTGTCGCTGCCCGAACTGCGAAAATGCGAGCCCGACGCAGCCCTCGGCAATGGCGGCCTCGGCCGCCTCGCGGCCTGCTTCATGGAGAGCATGGCAACGCTGTCGATCCCCGCGATCGGCTACGGCATCCGCTACGATTACGGCCTGTTTCGCCAGATCATCAATCAGGGCTGGCAGCAGGAATATCCCGACGAATGGCTGAGCTTCGGCAACCCCTGGGAATTGCAGCGGCCGGAGGTGATCTATCACGTCCATTTCGGCGGCAGCGTCGAGCATGTCGACGACAAGGGCCGCGACCGCGCGATCTGGCATCCCGACGAGACCGTGCAGGCGATCGCCTATGACACGCCGATCGTCGGCTGGCGCGGCCAGCACGTCAACGCGCTCCGCCTGTGGTCGGCGCGCTCGCCCGATCCGTTGAAGCTCGACGCCTTCAACAAGGGCGATTATGTCAGCGCCAGCGCGGAGCAGTCACGCGCGGAAGCGATCTGCAAATTCCTCTATCCGAACGACGAGAGCCCGGCGGGCCGCGAGCTGCGGCTGCGCCAGGAATACTTCTTCGTCTCCGCCTCGCTCCAGGACCTCGTCAATCGCCACCTGAGCTCCGACGGCCAGCTCCGCAGCCTCGCGATGAAGGTCGCGGTGCAGCTCAACGACACCCATCCGAGCCTCGCCGTCACCGAGCTGATGCGGATCCTCGTCGACCTCCACAATTTCCGCTGGGACGAGGCCTGGAAGATCACGGTCGCCACGCTCTCCTACACCAACCACACGCTGCTGCCCGAAGCGCTGGAGACCTGGCCGGTCGAGCTGTTCGAGCGGCTGCTGCCGCGGCACCTCGAGATCATCTACCGCATCAACGTGCAGCATCTGGCGCTCGCGGAGGCGCGCTGCCCCGGCGACATCGACTTCCGTGCCTCGGTCTCGTTGATCGACGAGAAGAGCGGCCGCCGCGTGCGCATGGGCCAGCTCGCCTTCGTCGGCTCGCACCGCATCAACGGCGTCTCGGCGATGCATTCCGACCTGATGCGCGAGACCGTGTTCCACGACCTCAACCATCTCTATCCCGGACGCATCACCAACAAGACCAACGGCATCACCTTCCGCCGCTGGCTGATGCTGGCGAACCCGAAGCTGACCGACCTCTTGCGCGAGACCTGCGGCGAGGCCGTGCTCGACGATCCCACCCAGCTCAGCCTGATCGAGGCGCGCGCCAGCGACGTCGAATTCCAGAAGAATTTCCGTGCCGTCAAGCACGCCAACAAGGCGGCGCTGGCGCGGCTGATCGGCGAGCGGCTCGGCATCAAGGTCGACCCGAACGCGCTGTTCGACGTGCAGATCAAGCGCATCCACGAATACAAGCGCCAGCTGCTCAACGTCATCGAGACGGTCGCGCTGTATCAGGCGATCAAGGACGATCCCAACGGCAATTGGGTGCCGCGGGTGAAGATCTTCGCCGGCAAGGCGGCGGCGAGCTATCGCTATGCCAAGCTGATCATCAAGCTGATCAACGACGTCGCCGACATCGTCAACAACGACCCCGCGATCGACGGCAAGCTGAAGGTCGCCTTCCTGCCCGACTACAATGTCAGCCTCGCCGAAGTGATCATTCCCGCGGCCGATCTGTCCGAGCAGATCTCGACAGCCGGCATGGAAGCCTCCGGCACCGGCAACATGAAGCTGGCCCTGAACGGCGCCATCACCATCGGCACGCTCGACGGCGCCAATATCGAGATCCGCGACCATGTCGGGCCCGAGAACATCGCGATCTTCGGCCTAGAGGCCGGCGACGTCATGATCCGGCGCAAGCAGGGGCTGGATGCCTCCGACATCATCCGGAATTCGCCGAAGCTCCAGCGCGCCATCAATGCGATCGGGACCGGCGAGTTCTCGCCCGGCGACCCCGGTCGTTTCGAGTCCATCGCGCACGCGCTGCGCTATCTCGACCATTACATGGTCAGCGCCGATTTCGATTCCTATTACGAGGCGCAGCGCGCGGTCGACGCGCGCTGGCTGGTGTCGCCGGCCTGGACGCGCGCCTCCATCCTCAACGTCGCGCGCATGGCGTGGTTCTGCTCGGACCGCACCATCCGCGAATACGCCGAGGAGATCTGGAACGTGCCGGTCAATCCGACGACCCCGCTGCTGCCGAATTTGCGCGACGTCGCGGGCTGA
- a CDS encoding DUF2865 domain-containing protein, which yields MWSHARRRAKLVAAILAAPLLAAPAPVSAEGLFDFLFGGMQQQRPQREVPQQSNSYVDPFTGQQNAATPQYVPPTRAAAAGGSGPAFCVRSCDGKYFPLMRGLVSPAQMCQAFCPASTTKVYFGSSIEGAYSQTGERYTDSENAFAYRKALRADCTCNGREPVGLAPVDLALDASLKAGDVIATSDGLVAYTGIRVGNDQAADFTPVASYPGLTAQVRARLGEMKVAPVRAETVSADAPAAAEIVREPLPDVTVPKTNAQKPAKRAGLE from the coding sequence ATGTGGTCCCATGCGCGGCGTCGCGCGAAACTTGTGGCCGCCATCCTTGCAGCTCCGCTGCTTGCGGCGCCGGCCCCAGTTTCGGCTGAAGGCTTGTTCGACTTCCTCTTCGGCGGGATGCAGCAGCAGCGTCCCCAGCGCGAGGTGCCGCAGCAGTCGAACTCCTATGTCGATCCCTTCACCGGGCAGCAGAATGCCGCAACGCCGCAATATGTGCCGCCGACCCGGGCGGCGGCAGCGGGCGGCTCCGGCCCGGCCTTCTGCGTGCGCAGCTGCGACGGCAAGTATTTTCCATTGATGCGCGGCCTCGTCTCGCCGGCGCAGATGTGCCAGGCCTTCTGTCCTGCCAGCACGACCAAGGTCTATTTCGGTTCCTCGATCGAGGGCGCCTATTCGCAGACCGGCGAGCGCTATACTGACAGCGAGAACGCCTTCGCCTATCGCAAGGCGTTGCGCGCGGACTGCACCTGCAACGGCCGCGAGCCGGTCGGCCTCGCCCCGGTCGACCTCGCGCTGGATGCCTCGCTGAAGGCCGGCGATGTGATTGCCACCAGCGACGGCCTCGTCGCCTACACCGGCATTCGCGTCGGCAACGACCAGGCTGCGGATTTCACTCCAGTTGCCTCCTATCCAGGCCTCACCGCACAGGTCCGTGCGCGGCTCGGCGAGATGAAGGTGGCGCCGGTGCGCGCCGAGACGGTCTCGGCGGATGCCCCCGCCGCGGCCGAGATCGTGCGCGAGCCGCTGCCCGACGTGACGGTGCCGAAGACCAATGCGCAGAAGCCGGCGAAGCGGGCGGGGTTGGAATGA
- the pyrE gene encoding orotate phosphoribosyltransferase encodes MSKSASRARLFEIIRRRSFGRGEVTLASGRKSDFYFNLKPTMLDPEGATLLAELTYEALKDDQLDFIGGLEMGAVPLAGALAQISWIKGHPIAAFFVRKKPKEHGAKLAIEGLPKGETLAGKRVVIVEDVTTTGGSAMKAVESVRETGAEVVLVLTMVDREEGATDTFGAAGLPFRSLYKASEFLKA; translated from the coding sequence GTGTCGAAATCAGCCTCCCGCGCCCGCCTGTTCGAAATCATCCGCCGGCGCTCCTTCGGCCGCGGCGAGGTGACGCTCGCGTCCGGCCGCAAGAGCGATTTCTACTTCAACCTCAAGCCGACCATGCTCGACCCCGAGGGTGCGACCCTGCTCGCCGAGCTGACCTATGAAGCGCTGAAGGACGACCAGCTCGATTTCATCGGCGGGCTCGAGATGGGCGCGGTGCCGCTGGCCGGCGCGCTGGCGCAGATCTCCTGGATCAAGGGCCATCCGATCGCGGCCTTCTTCGTGCGCAAGAAACCGAAGGAGCACGGCGCCAAGCTCGCGATCGAGGGCCTGCCCAAGGGCGAGACGCTGGCCGGCAAGCGCGTCGTGATCGTCGAGGACGTCACCACCACCGGCGGCTCGGCGATGAAGGCGGTGGAATCCGTGCGCGAGACCGGCGCCGAAGTCGTGCTGGTGCTGACCATGGTCGACCGCGAGGAAGGCGCCACCGACACGTTCGGTGCGGCCGGCCTGCCGTTCCGCTCGCTGTACAAGGCATCGGAATTCTTGAAGGCCTGA
- a CDS encoding glutathione S-transferase family protein, whose protein sequence is MTIELHTWNTPNGRKISVALEEMGLPYKVIPVNITKGEQMAPDFLKLSPNNKIPAILDPDGPDGKPVSIFESGAILLYLGEKTGKFLPKSLSERIPVYEWLMWQMGGFGPMPGQVHHFIALENEQDRAYGLKRYMAETRRLYGVLDRRLEGRDFVAGELSVADFAIVGWAWRHPRHKVDLADFPNVKRWYEALMARPAVKRGMEAKLD, encoded by the coding sequence ATGACCATCGAACTGCACACCTGGAACACGCCGAACGGCCGCAAGATCTCGGTCGCGCTGGAGGAGATGGGGCTGCCCTACAAGGTGATCCCGGTGAACATCACCAAGGGCGAGCAGATGGCCCCTGATTTCCTCAAGCTCTCCCCCAACAACAAGATCCCCGCCATCCTCGACCCCGACGGGCCCGACGGTAAGCCGGTCAGCATCTTCGAATCCGGCGCGATCCTGCTCTATCTCGGCGAAAAGACCGGCAAGTTCCTGCCGAAATCGCTGTCGGAGCGCATTCCCGTCTACGAATGGCTGATGTGGCAGATGGGCGGCTTCGGCCCGATGCCGGGCCAGGTGCACCATTTCATCGCGCTGGAGAACGAGCAGGACCGCGCCTATGGCCTGAAGCGCTACATGGCCGAGACGCGCCGACTCTATGGCGTGCTCGACCGCCGGCTGGAGGGCCGCGACTTCGTCGCCGGCGAGCTCTCGGTCGCCGATTTCGCCATCGTCGGCTGGGCCTGGCGCCACCCCCGCCACAAGGTGGACCTCGCCGATTTCCCCAACGTCAAGCGCTGGTATGAGGCGCTGATGGCCCGCCCGGCGGTGAAGCGGGGCATGGAGGCGAAACTGGACTAG
- a CDS encoding LysE family translocator: MPHTPTLLGFALVCLGLVLTPGPNMIYLISRSITQGPIAGIISLGGVALGFVFYMLCAAFGITALLLAIPFADDVLRFAGAFYLLWLAWQAVKPGGRSPFQVRKLAVDSPRKLFAMGFVTNLLNPKIAMLYLALLPQFIDPTAGSVLMQSVVLGAIQIAISVSVNAMIALAAGSIALFLARRPSWMLVQRWLMGTVLAGLAVRMAVEAKKV, from the coding sequence ATGCCCCATACCCCCACCCTGCTCGGCTTCGCCCTCGTCTGCCTCGGCCTCGTGCTCACGCCCGGGCCGAACATGATCTACCTGATCTCGCGCTCGATCACGCAGGGGCCGATAGCCGGCATCATCTCGCTCGGCGGCGTGGCGCTGGGCTTCGTGTTCTACATGCTGTGCGCGGCGTTCGGCATCACGGCGCTGCTGCTCGCCATTCCCTTTGCCGATGACGTGTTGCGCTTTGCCGGTGCGTTCTATCTGCTCTGGCTCGCCTGGCAGGCGGTGAAGCCGGGCGGGCGCTCGCCGTTCCAGGTGAGAAAGCTCGCGGTCGACAGTCCGCGCAAATTGTTCGCGATGGGCTTCGTCACCAACCTGCTCAACCCGAAGATCGCGATGTTGTATCTGGCACTGCTGCCGCAGTTCATCGATCCCACAGCCGGCAGCGTGCTGATGCAGTCGGTGGTGCTCGGGGCGATCCAGATCGCGATCAGCGTCAGCGTCAATGCCATGATCGCGCTCGCAGCCGGATCGATCGCGCTGTTCCTGGCGAGGCGGCCGAGCTGGATGCTGGTACAGCGCTGGCTGATGGGCACGGTGCTGGCCGGCCTCGCCGTGCGGATGGCAGTGGAAGCGAAGAAGGTGTAG
- the polA gene encoding DNA polymerase I — protein MPKTSPKTTAKADTKAAPKAAADTKSVAKAATTAAAKPVAAKAAGKGDHVFLVDGSSYIFRAYHALPPLNRKSDGLQVNAVLGFCNMLWKLLRDMPEDNRPTHLAIIFDKSEITFRNKIYPDYKAHRPPAPDDLIPQFALIREAVRAFDLPCLEQVGFEADDLIATYVRQACERGASATIVSSDKDLMQLVTDCVTMYDTMKDRRIGIPEVIEKFGVPPEKVVEVQALAGDSTDNVPGVPGIGIKTAAQLITEYGDLDQLLFRAGEIKQPKRREALLENAEKARISRQLVLLDDKVDLEVPLDDLAVHEPDARKLVAFLKAMEFTTLTRRVADYAQIDPANVDADPGYASGASVFSPLPPSDVVPTPGDATPASARPNQPSTSASKEDKAASPKGAPISLAAAREEALRKLPVDRTKYQAINTLKELDAFIARIHDAGHVAIETRANSIDPMQADLCGIALALAPNEACYVPLAHKQSGGGAGLFDTGLVPDQVKHADAIEALRPVLESTGILKIGFDVKFTAVMLAQHGITLRNTDDALLISYVLDAGRGSHAIESLSERWFGHAMLKESELLGSGKGKITFDQLPIDKAAPLSAEGADMALRVWRVLKPRLVAEHMTTVYETLERPLVSVLARMERRGISIDRQVLSRLSGDFAQTAARVEAEIQQIAGEPVNVGSPKQIGDILFGKMGLPGGTKTKTGAWSTTAQVLDELAEQGHDFPKKILEWRQVSKLKSTYTDALPTYVNPQTHRVHTTYALAATTTGRLSSNEPNLQNIPVRTEDGRKIRRAFIATPGHKLVSADYSQIELRLLAEIADIPVLKQAFRDGLDIHAMTASEMFGVPIKGMPSEIRRRAKAINFGIIYGISAFGLANQLGIAREEASAYIKKYFERFPGIRAYMDETRDFCRSHGYVTTLFGRKMHYPDIKASNASVRAFNERAAINARLQGTAADIIRRAMTRVEDALAEKKLSAQMLLQVHDELIFEVPDAEVEATLPVVQRVMQDAPFPAVLLSVPLHVDARAATNWDEAH, from the coding sequence ATGCCCAAAACCTCCCCGAAGACCACCGCCAAAGCCGACACCAAGGCCGCGCCCAAGGCAGCCGCCGACACCAAGTCTGTTGCCAAAGCCGCGACGACAGCTGCTGCCAAACCGGTTGCAGCGAAGGCGGCCGGCAAGGGCGATCATGTGTTCCTGGTCGACGGTTCCTCCTACATCTTCCGCGCCTATCACGCGCTGCCGCCGCTGAACCGCAAGTCCGACGGCCTCCAGGTCAATGCGGTGCTCGGTTTCTGCAACATGCTGTGGAAGCTGCTCCGCGACATGCCCGAGGACAACCGTCCGACGCATCTCGCCATCATCTTCGACAAGTCGGAGATCACCTTCCGCAACAAGATCTATCCCGACTACAAGGCGCACCGGCCGCCGGCGCCCGATGACCTCATCCCGCAATTCGCGCTGATCCGCGAGGCGGTCCGCGCCTTCGACCTGCCCTGCCTGGAACAGGTGGGATTCGAGGCCGACGATTTGATTGCGACCTATGTGCGGCAGGCTTGCGAGCGTGGCGCCAGCGCGACCATCGTGTCTTCCGACAAGGATTTGATGCAGCTCGTCACCGACTGCGTCACGATGTACGACACTATGAAGGACCGCCGCATCGGCATCCCCGAGGTGATCGAGAAATTCGGCGTGCCGCCGGAGAAGGTGGTCGAGGTGCAGGCGCTCGCGGGCGACTCCACCGACAACGTACCTGGCGTACCCGGCATCGGCATCAAGACCGCGGCGCAGCTGATCACCGAATATGGCGACCTCGATCAGTTGCTATTCCGCGCCGGCGAGATCAAGCAGCCCAAGCGACGCGAGGCGCTGCTGGAGAACGCCGAGAAGGCGCGGATCTCGCGGCAGCTCGTGCTGCTCGACGACAAGGTCGACCTCGAGGTGCCGCTGGACGACCTCGCGGTGCACGAGCCCGACGCGCGCAAGCTGGTCGCCTTCCTCAAGGCGATGGAGTTCACAACGTTGACGCGGCGCGTCGCCGACTATGCGCAGATCGATCCTGCCAATGTCGATGCCGACCCCGGCTATGCCAGCGGCGCCAGCGTGTTCTCGCCGCTGCCGCCCTCGGACGTCGTGCCCACGCCGGGCGACGCCACGCCGGCATCAGCCCGGCCGAACCAGCCCAGCACATCGGCGAGCAAGGAGGACAAGGCCGCAAGCCCGAAAGGCGCGCCGATCTCGCTCGCCGCCGCGCGCGAAGAGGCCTTGCGCAAGCTTCCCGTCGACCGAACCAAGTACCAGGCGATCAATACGCTGAAGGAGCTCGACGCCTTCATCGCGCGCATCCATGATGCCGGCCATGTCGCGATCGAGACGCGAGCGAACTCGATCGATCCGATGCAGGCCGATCTTTGCGGCATCGCGCTGGCGCTGGCGCCGAACGAGGCCTGCTATGTGCCGCTGGCGCACAAGCAGTCTGGCGGCGGCGCCGGCCTGTTCGATACGGGCCTCGTGCCCGATCAGGTCAAGCATGCGGATGCGATCGAAGCGCTGCGGCCGGTGCTGGAATCGACAGGCATTCTCAAGATCGGCTTCGACGTCAAGTTCACCGCCGTGATGCTGGCGCAGCACGGCATCACCCTGCGCAACACCGATGATGCGTTGCTGATCTCCTACGTGCTCGATGCGGGCCGCGGCTCCCACGCGATCGAATCGCTGTCCGAGCGCTGGTTCGGCCATGCCATGCTGAAGGAGAGCGAGCTGCTCGGCAGCGGCAAAGGCAAGATCACCTTCGACCAGCTGCCGATCGACAAGGCCGCGCCGCTGTCGGCGGAAGGCGCCGACATGGCCTTGCGCGTCTGGCGCGTGCTGAAGCCGCGCCTCGTCGCCGAGCACATGACCACGGTGTACGAGACGCTGGAGCGGCCGCTGGTGTCGGTGCTTGCCCGCATGGAGCGGCGCGGCATCTCGATCGACCGCCAGGTGCTGTCGCGCCTCTCCGGCGATTTCGCCCAGACCGCAGCGCGCGTCGAGGCCGAGATCCAGCAGATTGCCGGCGAGCCGGTCAATGTCGGCAGCCCCAAGCAGATCGGCGACATCCTGTTCGGCAAGATGGGACTGCCGGGCGGCACCAAGACGAAGACGGGCGCATGGTCGACCACCGCCCAGGTGCTCGATGAGCTCGCCGAGCAGGGCCACGACTTCCCGAAGAAGATCTTGGAGTGGCGCCAGGTCTCGAAGCTGAAATCGACCTACACCGACGCGCTGCCGACCTACGTCAATCCGCAGACCCATCGCGTCCACACGACTTACGCGCTGGCCGCGACCACTACGGGGCGGCTGTCGTCGAACGAGCCGAACTTGCAGAACATCCCGGTGCGCACCGAGGACGGCCGCAAGATCCGCCGCGCCTTCATCGCGACGCCGGGACACAAGCTGGTGTCGGCCGACTATTCTCAGATCGAGCTGCGGCTGCTCGCGGAGATCGCGGACATCCCCGTGCTGAAGCAGGCGTTCCGCGACGGGCTCGACATTCACGCCATGACGGCGTCGGAAATGTTCGGCGTGCCGATCAAGGGCATGCCGAGCGAGATCCGCCGCCGCGCCAAGGCGATCAATTTCGGCATCATCTACGGCATCTCCGCGTTTGGCCTCGCCAACCAGCTCGGCATCGCGCGCGAGGAGGCCTCGGCGTACATCAAGAAATATTTCGAGCGCTTCCCCGGCATCCGCGCCTATATGGACGAGACGCGCGATTTCTGCCGCAGCCACGGCTACGTCACCACGCTGTTCGGCCGGAAGATGCACTACCCCGACATCAAGGCCTCCAACGCCTCGGTGCGCGCCTTCAACGAGCGCGCTGCGATCAACGCCCGGCTCCAGGGCACCGCCGCCGACATCATCCGCCGTGCCATGACGCGCGTCGAGGACGCACTCGCCGAGAAGAAGCTGTCGGCGCAGATGCTGCTGCAAGTGCATGACGAATTGATCTTCGAGGTGCCGGACGCCGAGGTCGAGGCGACGCTGCCCGTCGTGCAACGCGTCATGCAGGACGCGCCATTCCCCGCCGTGCTGCTGTCGGTGCCGCTGCATGTCGACGCGCGCGCGGCGACGAACTGGGACGAGGCGCATTAG
- a CDS encoding acyltransferase family protein encodes MARSGTKAGGGLKAPSAARIDWVDYAKGICIVMVVMMHSVLGVELAAGQTGFMHVAVAFAKPFRMPDFFLISGLFLSLVIDRDWRTYLDRKVVHFAYFYVVWVTIQFGFKAPAFAAETGWPRVGLLYLESFIEPFGTLWFIYLLPIFFVVTKLTRRVPPLAIWLLAAALETARITTGWTAIDEFCSRFVYFYSGYLFAPYVFALSDRARNHPALALAALATWALVNAGLVAWGASEWGIVSLVLGFAGACAIITTGTLLARAQWLNFLRFCGEHSIVIYLAFFLPMAATRTLLLRTGIIADIGTVSLMVTIAGVLGALAIWQVALRLNARFLFERPDAFWIAPRKSGPMLQAAE; translated from the coding sequence ATGGCACGATCGGGCACAAAGGCCGGCGGCGGGCTCAAGGCCCCTTCTGCCGCGCGTATCGACTGGGTCGATTACGCCAAAGGCATCTGTATCGTCATGGTCGTGATGATGCATTCGGTGCTGGGGGTCGAGCTCGCCGCCGGTCAGACCGGTTTCATGCATGTCGCGGTGGCCTTTGCAAAGCCGTTCCGGATGCCGGACTTCTTCCTGATCTCGGGCCTGTTCCTGTCGCTGGTGATCGATCGGGACTGGCGCACCTATCTTGACCGCAAGGTGGTCCATTTCGCCTATTTCTATGTCGTCTGGGTGACAATCCAATTCGGCTTCAAGGCGCCGGCCTTCGCGGCGGAGACGGGCTGGCCTCGCGTTGGCTTGCTGTATCTGGAATCCTTCATCGAGCCGTTCGGCACGCTGTGGTTCATCTATCTGTTGCCGATCTTCTTTGTCGTCACAAAACTGACACGCAGAGTTCCGCCGCTCGCGATCTGGCTCCTCGCCGCCGCGCTGGAGACCGCGCGCATCACCACCGGCTGGACTGCCATCGACGAGTTCTGCTCGCGCTTCGTCTATTTTTATTCGGGCTATCTGTTCGCGCCTTACGTGTTCGCGCTGTCGGATCGCGCGCGCAACCACCCGGCGCTTGCGCTTGCAGCGCTTGCCACGTGGGCGCTGGTCAATGCCGGCCTCGTCGCCTGGGGCGCCAGCGAATGGGGAATCGTTTCCCTCGTGCTCGGCTTCGCTGGGGCCTGCGCCATCATCACCACGGGCACGCTGCTCGCGCGCGCGCAATGGCTCAACTTCCTCCGCTTCTGCGGTGAGCACTCGATCGTGATCTATCTCGCCTTCTTCCTGCCGATGGCGGCGACGCGCACGTTGCTGCTGCGCACCGGCATCATTGCCGACATCGGCACAGTGTCGCTGATGGTCACCATCGCCGGCGTGCTGGGCGCGCTCGCGATCTGGCAGGTGGCGCTGCGCCTCAACGCACGCTTCCTGTTCGAGCGGCCCGACGCGTTCTGGATCGCGCCGCGGAAGAGCGGGCCGATGTTGCAGGCAGCGGAGTAG